A region from the Triticum aestivum cultivar Chinese Spring chromosome 3D, IWGSC CS RefSeq v2.1, whole genome shotgun sequence genome encodes:
- the LOC123074341 gene encoding indole-3-pyruvate monooxygenase YUCCA4 isoform X1 — MDCFAEAEGKRSHDPLYCNPHSPPATGFPVDNIPVPVVIVGAGPAGLGMAALLGEAGVPYKLLERCSCIGSLWRHRTYDRLCLHLPKQFCELPLMPFPKSFPTYPARDQFLEYLESYARRFNIEPQFRQAVVSAEFNGDFWWIRTKEVTSLPIGGEQDTYSGKTTLYRCKWLVVATGENAEPAVPEIEGTGRFKGQLMHSCEYRSGAGYAGKQVLVVGCGNSGMEVSLDLANHNAITSMVVRGTLHVLPREMLGCSTFGISLWLLRWFPVQAVDRFLLMMARFIMGDTTNIGITRPSLGPMELKGVSGKTPVLDVGTIAKIKSGSINVFPGVRCFHEHGVEFIDGRTENFDVVILATGYKSNVPYWLKEKTFFSEKDGFPRKSKEWKGKNGLYAVGFSRSGLLAVYKDATKISEDIVQQWRDMCMEDARETLSNRRTPCPI; from the exons ATGGATTGCTTCGCGGAGGCTGAAGGAAAGAGGTCGCACGACCCGTTGTACTGCAACCCCCACTCGCCACCGGCTACCGGCTTCCCTGTCGACAACATCCCCGTGCCGGTCGTCATCGTTGGTGCAGGGCCGGCAGGGCTGGGGATGGCCGCACTGCTCGGCGAGGCTGGAGTTCCATACAAGCTGCTCGAGCGGTGTAGCTGCATCGGCTCACTCTGGAGGCACCGCACCTACGACAGGTTATGTTTGCATCTCCCCAAACAATTCTGCGAGCTCCCACTCATGCCATTCCCCAAAAGCTTCCCCACGTACCCGGCAAGGGACCAGTTTCTGGAGTACCTCGAGTCCTATGCAAGGAGGTTCAACATCGAGCCACAGTTCCGCCAGGCCGTCGTCAGCGCCGAATTCAATGGAGACTTTTGGTGGATTCGCACAAAGGAGGTCACCTCACTACCAATCGGCGGTGAGCAGGACACGTACAGCGGCAAAACAACTTTGTACCGCTGTAAGTGGCTTGTTGTTGCCACCGGAGAGAATGCCGAGCCAGCGGTGCCAGAGATCGAGGGCACCGGAAGGTTCAAAGGGCAGCTCATGCACTCCTGTGAGTACCGTAGCGGTGCAGGTTATGCTGGAAAACAAGTCCTTGTCGTCGGGTGTGGAAATTCTGGGATGGAAGTGTCTCTGGACCTCGCCAACCACAATGCAATAACTTCTATGGTCGTTCGGGGCACG ttgCATGTTCTGCCTAGGGAGATGCTAGGGTGCTCCACTTTTGGGATCTCTTTATGGCTTCTCAGGTGGTTCCCTGTACAGGCTGTGGACCGGTTTCTCCTTATGATGGCACGCTTCATTATGGGCGACACAACCAACATTGGTATTACTCGGCCAAGCCTTGGCCCAATGGAGCTTAAGGGCGTTTCTGGTAAAACGCCAGTTCTCGATGTCGGAACCATAGCAAAGATTAAGTCTGGAAGTATTAAT GTTTTTCCTGGAGTGCGGTGTTTTCATGAGCACGGTGTGGAGTTTATTGACGGAAGAACCGAGAACTTTGATGTTGTTATTCTTGCCACAGGTTACAAAAGCAATGTACCTTATTGGTTAAAG GAGAAAACTTTTTTTTCAGAGAAAGATGGCTTCCCAAGAAAGTCAAAAGAGTGGAAAGGAAAAAATGGTCTCTATGCTGTTGGTTTCTCGAGGAGTGGACTTTTAGCGGTGTATAAGGATGCAACCAAGATCTCGGAGGATATTGTTCAACAATGGCGTGATATGTGTATGGAAGATGCGAGAGAAACTTTATCCAATCGAAGAACACCATGTCCTATTTGA
- the LOC123074341 gene encoding indole-3-pyruvate monooxygenase YUCCA4 isoform X2 — translation MDCFAEAEGKRSHDPLYCNPHSPPATGFPVDNIPVPVVIVGAGPAGLGMAALLGEAGVPYKLLERCSCIGSLWRHRTYDRLCLHLPKQFCELPLMPFPKSFPTYPARDQFLEYLESYARRFNIEPQFRQAVVSAEFNGDFWWIRTKEVTSLPIGGEQDTYSGKTTLYRCKWLVVATGENAEPAVPEIEGTGRFKGQLMHSCEYRSGAGYAGKQVLVVGCGNSGMEVSLDLANHNAITSMVVRGTLHVLPREMLGCSTFGISLWLLRWFPVQAVDRFLLMMARFIMGDTTNIGITRPSLGPMELKGVSGKTPVLDVGTIAKIKSGSINVFPGVRCFHEHGVEFIDGRTENFDVVILATGYKSNVPYWLKRKMASQESQKSGKEKMVSMLLVSRGVDF, via the exons ATGGATTGCTTCGCGGAGGCTGAAGGAAAGAGGTCGCACGACCCGTTGTACTGCAACCCCCACTCGCCACCGGCTACCGGCTTCCCTGTCGACAACATCCCCGTGCCGGTCGTCATCGTTGGTGCAGGGCCGGCAGGGCTGGGGATGGCCGCACTGCTCGGCGAGGCTGGAGTTCCATACAAGCTGCTCGAGCGGTGTAGCTGCATCGGCTCACTCTGGAGGCACCGCACCTACGACAGGTTATGTTTGCATCTCCCCAAACAATTCTGCGAGCTCCCACTCATGCCATTCCCCAAAAGCTTCCCCACGTACCCGGCAAGGGACCAGTTTCTGGAGTACCTCGAGTCCTATGCAAGGAGGTTCAACATCGAGCCACAGTTCCGCCAGGCCGTCGTCAGCGCCGAATTCAATGGAGACTTTTGGTGGATTCGCACAAAGGAGGTCACCTCACTACCAATCGGCGGTGAGCAGGACACGTACAGCGGCAAAACAACTTTGTACCGCTGTAAGTGGCTTGTTGTTGCCACCGGAGAGAATGCCGAGCCAGCGGTGCCAGAGATCGAGGGCACCGGAAGGTTCAAAGGGCAGCTCATGCACTCCTGTGAGTACCGTAGCGGTGCAGGTTATGCTGGAAAACAAGTCCTTGTCGTCGGGTGTGGAAATTCTGGGATGGAAGTGTCTCTGGACCTCGCCAACCACAATGCAATAACTTCTATGGTCGTTCGGGGCACG ttgCATGTTCTGCCTAGGGAGATGCTAGGGTGCTCCACTTTTGGGATCTCTTTATGGCTTCTCAGGTGGTTCCCTGTACAGGCTGTGGACCGGTTTCTCCTTATGATGGCACGCTTCATTATGGGCGACACAACCAACATTGGTATTACTCGGCCAAGCCTTGGCCCAATGGAGCTTAAGGGCGTTTCTGGTAAAACGCCAGTTCTCGATGTCGGAACCATAGCAAAGATTAAGTCTGGAAGTATTAAT GTTTTTCCTGGAGTGCGGTGTTTTCATGAGCACGGTGTGGAGTTTATTGACGGAAGAACCGAGAACTTTGATGTTGTTATTCTTGCCACAGGTTACAAAAGCAATGTACCTTATTGGTTAAAG AGAAAGATGGCTTCCCAAGAAAGTCAAAAGAGTGGAAAGGAAAAAATGGTCTCTATGCTGTTGGTTTCTCGAGGAGTGGACTTTTAG